In Streptomyces pluripotens, the genomic window TCCAACAGCACCGTTCGGCTCCTTCCTCACGTTCATCGGTGGGTACGGTCACCCATCTGTCCAACTCGCTGCGCATGCTGTTCTCGCGTGCCGGGCACTACCCGCCCGGCGCCGAACGCCTCGACTCGGACGCGTTCTCGCCGAACACGGCGGCCGGCGCCTGCCCCGGGTGCCACGGTCTCGGGCACGTGCACCGCACGACGGAGGAGTTGCTGGTTCCGGACCCCTCGCGGTCCATCCGCGACGGTGCCATCGCCGCCTGGCCGGGCGCATGGCAGGGCAAGAACCTGCGCGACATCCTCGACGCGCTCGGACACGACGTGGACCGGCCCTGGCGCGAACTGCCGGCCGGGCAGCGGGAGTGGATCCTGTTCACGGACGAACAGCCGGTCGTCACCGTCCATCCGGTACGGGACGCGGACCGGATCCAACGGCCCTACCAGGGCACGTACATGAGCGCCCGCCGGTACGTCATGAAGACGTTCTCCGATACCAAGTCCCAAACGCTGCGGGCGAAGGCGGCACGGTTCCTGATCAGCACGCCCTGCCCGGACTGCAAGGGCAGCCGGTTGCGGCCCGAGGCACTGGCGGTCACCTTCGGCGGGCGGAACATCGCCGAGCTGGCCGCGCTGCCGCTCACCGACCTCGCCGGACAGCTCGACGGTACGACGGAGACCGCCCGGGTCCTCACCGAGGACCTCACGTCCCGGATCGCGCCGGTGGCCGAGCTGGGCCTCGGCTATCTGAGTCTCGATCGGGCCACCCCCACGCTGTCGGCGGGCGAACTACAACGGCTCCGGCTCGCCACACAGTTGCGCTCGGGGCTGTTCGGCGTGGTCTACGTGCTGGACGAACCGTCCGCCGGACTGCACCCGGCGGACACCGAGGCGCTGCTGACCGTACTGGCCCGGCTGCGGGCAGCCGGGAATTCGGTGTTCGTGGTGGAGCACCACCTGGAGGTGGTGCGCGGCGCCGACTGGCTGGTGGACGTCGGTCCCGGTGCCGGCGAGCACGGCGGCCGTGTGCTGTACAGCGGGCCGCCGGCCGAGCTGGCCGCGGTCGAGGAGTCGGCGACGGCCGCGTACCTCTTCGACGAGTCCCCGGGACCGGCACGTGACGTCCGCGGACCCCGTGGCTGGCTGAAGGTGGGGCCGGTGAACCGGCACAATCTGCGGGCGGTGACGGCCGAGTTCCCGCTCGGCGTGCTCACCGCTGTGACCGGTGTCTCCGGTTCCGGCAAGTCCACGCTCATCGGCGAGGTGACGGAGGATCTGGCGGGGGTCGGACGGCTGGTCCGGGTGGACCAGAAGCCCATCGGCCGCACCCCGCGCTCCAACCTGGCCACCTACACCGGCCTGTTCGACGTGGTGCGCAAGGTGTTCGCCGCGACCGGGGAGGCCCGTTCGCGCGGGTACGGCGTCGGGCGGTTCTCCTTCAACGTGGCTGGGGGTGGACCCTCGGGGGGCGGGCGGTGCGAGACCTGCCAGGGTGAGGGGTTCGTCAGTGTGGAGCTGCTGTTCCTGCCGAGCACGTACGCGCCCTGCCCGGACTGCGGGGGTGCCCGGTACAACCCCGA contains:
- a CDS encoding excinuclease ABC subunit UvrA, with product MHSPHDTYVRVRGAREHNLKGVDVDIPRDVLAVFTGVSGSGKSSLAFGTIYAEAQRRYFESVAPYARRLIHQVGAPRVGGITGLPPAVSLQQHRSAPSSRSSVGTVTHLSNSLRMLFSRAGHYPPGAERLDSDAFSPNTAAGACPGCHGLGHVHRTTEELLVPDPSRSIRDGAIAAWPGAWQGKNLRDILDALGHDVDRPWRELPAGQREWILFTDEQPVVTVHPVRDADRIQRPYQGTYMSARRYVMKTFSDTKSQTLRAKAARFLISTPCPDCKGSRLRPEALAVTFGGRNIAELAALPLTDLAGQLDGTTETARVLTEDLTSRIAPVAELGLGYLSLDRATPTLSAGELQRLRLATQLRSGLFGVVYVLDEPSAGLHPADTEALLTVLARLRAAGNSVFVVEHHLEVVRGADWLVDVGPGAGEHGGRVLYSGPPAELAAVEESATAAYLFDESPGPARDVRGPRGWLKVGPVNRHNLRAVTAEFPLGVLTAVTGVSGSGKSTLIGEVTEDLAGVGRLVRVDQKPIGRTPRSNLATYTGLFDVVRKVFAATGEARSRGYGVGRFSFNVAGGGPSGGGRCETCQGEGFVSVELLFLPSTYAPCPDCGGARYNPETLQVTYRGRNIAQVLDLTVEAAAEFFADTPAVARSLGALLDVGLGYVRLGQPATELSGGEAQRIKLASELQRGRRGHTLYLLDEPTTGLHPADVEVLMDRLHGLVDAGHTVVVVEHDMTVVADADWVIDLGPGGGDRGGRIVAAGPPERVARAAGSATAPYLARIVA